In Flavobacterium luteolum, the DNA window TTTGAAATCTGAACATCCAATTGGAATTTGCCATCAGCTTCATTTCCGTTGATTAGGTCAAAAAGCTCTAAAGCTCTTCTTGCGTTTTTCTCTTCTTCTCTTTGTTCAGCTACATACCACATCATAAAATCTTCTGTAGCATAATCATTTTCAGCTCTACATTTTGCAATCACTTTATTGATTGCCTGAGTAACTGCAATTTCGTTTTGCAAAGCAATTTCGAATACTTCTCTAAAAGAAGCAAATTCTTGCTGCACCTCTGGAACAGATGGCGTAACTGCAATCCCTCCC includes these proteins:
- a CDS encoding ferritin encodes the protein MKDLLRTRTSLTEGVENILNLQAKLESDASNKYLAMAAWLDRNGYANTASYLYKQAEEEREHFLKIFKFITDMGGIAVTPSVPEVQQEFASFREVFEIALQNEIAVTQAINKVIAKCRAENDYATEDFMMWYVAEQREEEKNARRALELFDLINGNEADGKFQLDVQISKIG